The genomic DNA GAAAAGGAGACAAAGAAGATGTCAAATCAACACGTTAGGATTCAATTTCCAGATGGTCAACAACAAGAATTCCCACAAGGTGTCACACTGACCGATATCGCTCAGTCGATCAGCCCGGGCTTACGCAAAAAAGCCGTGGCAGGGAGTGTGAATGGAACGACGGTTGATTTGACACGACCGATTCTTGAGGACGCTGACATTGCCATTTACGATGCAGGTTCTCAGGAGGGAATCGGTGTCTTACGCCACTCGGCTGCCCATATCCTTGCCCAGGCGATCATACGACTGTATCCGGACGCCTCTTTCGGAGTAGGACCGGTGATCGAGAACGGATTCTATTATGATATCGATATAGAAAAAGCTTTAGTCCCGGAGGATCTGGTGGAGATCGAGGACATGATGGGACAGATCGTTCAAGAGGATCTTCTTGTCCTCCGAAAAGAAGTGACAAAGGATGAGGCGCAGGACCTTTTCTCTCATGATCCATTGAAACTGGAACTGCTTGAAGATATTCCTGCCGGTGAAGCCATAACTGTTTACCAACAAGGGGATTTCTATGATTTATGCCGTGGCCCCCATGCGCCATCCACTGGCAAGGTGAAGCACTTCAAGCTTATGAGTGCCTCAGGGGCATACTGGCGCGGGGACAGCGACAACCGTATGCTTCAACGGATCTACGGGGTTGCCTTTGCGTCGAATAAGGAAATGGAGGAGCACTTCCTTTTTCTAAAAGAGGCGGAAAAACGGAATCACCGTAAGCTCGGGAAGGAGCTCGACCTGTTCATGTTCTCTGAAGAAGCTCCGGGGATGCCCTTTTACTTGGCGAACGGACAGTTGATCCGGAATGAGCTGGAATCCTTCTTAAGAGACCTCCAGACATCGTACGATTATCAGGAAGTACGCACTCCCCTGATGATGAATCAGCGCCTTTGGGAGCAGTCCGGCCACTGGGATCATTATAAAGAAAATATGTACTTCACTCAGGTCGACGATCAATCGTTTGCCCTGAAGCCCATGAACTGCCCTGGACATATGTTGATCTTCAAGAATGGTCTCCGCTCCTACCGGGACCTGCCGATCCGAATGGCAGAGTTCGGTCAAGTACATCGACATGAGTTCAGCGGGGCCCTCAATGGCTTATTGCGCGTCCGTAGCTTCTGTCAGGATGACGCCCATATCTTTGTGACCCCGGAACAGATCGAGGCAGAAGTGTCCCTAGCCTTGAAGATCATCGATCATGTGTATCGGGTATTCGGCTTCAGCTACGAAATCGAGCTCTCCACTCGGCCGGATGACTTCATGGGACATCCTGATCTTTGGGACCAAGCAGAGTCTGCTCTGGAGAACGTATTAAAGAAAATCGGTTATCCATACAAAATCAATGAAGGAGACGGGGCTTTCTACGGACCGAAGATCGATATCCACATCAGGGATGCCATCAAGCGCAGCCATCAGTGCGCGACAGTCCAGCTCGACTTCCAGCTTCCCGAGAAGTTCGATCTGACATACGTGAATGAAGAAAACGAGAAAGTGCGCCCAGTCGTCATCCATCGTGCCGTCTTCGGTTCCATAGATCGCTTCCTCGGCATCCTGATCGAGCACTTTGGAGGAGCGTTCCCCCTTTGGCTCGCGCCTAAGCAGGTCGAGGTCATCCACGTTTCGGATGCGCACACGCCATATGCCGAAAGCGTTGTGCTGAAACTTCGCCAGGCATGAATCCGTACCTCTTTGAATAATAGGAGTGAAAAGCTGGGGAAGAAGATCCGCGAAGGACAAATGCGAAAAGTTCCATATATTCTTGTGCTTGGAGATAAAGAGAAAGAGAGTGGCTCCGTCACCGTCCGGCGCTATGGAAGCGAGAAGCTTGAGGAATACCCCGTAAATGATTTCGTTGAAAAGGTAAGAGATCAGATCCGCGACAAGCAATGATGGGAAAGTCGCCTTGTTGAATGCCAAAAAGTAGCGTATCCTAAAAAGATAAAGCTGCCTCAATCCAACAAGGAAGGTGTCAACATGACTGTTTCTCTTATCATGTTCGGCTTGATCGGGATTCTGATCGGGATTCTCTCAAGTATGTTCGGTTTCGGTGGGGGCTTCGTCGTAGTACCGGTGCTGTATGCATTCCTGCCCGACACGATCCCTCATGAATACCTCATGCACACAGCCATCGGATCATCCCTTGCCGTCATGATCATCAACTCATTCAACTCAACCTATAATCACTCAAGAAAAGGAAACATCAAGTGGTCTGTCTTCAAGAAGCTGGCCTGGTTCGTTGCGATTGGATCGCTCATCGGTGGAATCGTGGCCATCTTCATCGACAGCGAGGTGCTGCGATACCTCTTCATCGCCCTGCTCTCCTATATCCTGATAAGCAATTTGGTGAAGAAGACGTTCACCTCGGATCGGGAGGACGATGACTTTGAGCTTCCAGGAAAAAAGGCTGCGACTGTCTTCGGTACAGGGATCGGATTCATCTCCACCCTCCTCGGCATCGGTGGGAGCGTCATGACCATCCCGTTTCTCCGGAAACATGGCATGCGCATGCTGAATGCTGTCGCACTGGCGACCCCACTCGGTCTCCCCATTGCCATTGTAGGGGCAATCAGCTACTTGGTTTCAGGTTTGCAGGTAGACCATATGCCTGCATCCACAATTGGATTCATTTATCTCCCTGCTCTTGTAGGTTTCACGATAGGGGGGTTCATCGGGGTCCCATTCGGAAGAAAATGGGCACAGAAGCTGCCTGACGGAATCTTTTCAAAAGCCTATCTTGCCATACTGGCCGTCGTGATCATCATGATGATTGTGGCGTAAATAAAACGGGGACGAATCCGGTGCTGACCTGCACCGGATTCGTCCCCGTTTTTTTATCCTTTATTCAGTTGGAAAAGGCCCGCTTCCTTGGCAGAGCGGATGGCGATATATACGAATGGTCCAAGGATCAGCCCCATCACTCCGAAGAAGACGAATCCGAAGTACATGGTCAACACGGTCGGCAAGGCAGCAAGGCCGATCGAGTCCCCAAGGATCTTCGGCTCGATGGCACGGCGGACGATGGTGATCACAGCCGCGAGAACGATCAAAGCCAGTCCTCCGTTCATGTCTCCCAGAATCATGGCGAGTAGGCCCCATGGCGCAAGCACCAGTGCCGGTCCCACATAAAGGGGGATGATATCGACGAGCCAGATAATGATGCTCATGATGAGAGCAACCTTTGGCGAGATGAATAATAATGCGATGTAGGTGATCAGGAATACTCCGATACTCAAGATGAATTGAGCCTTCCAGTACCCCATGAACACTTTGCTCATCTTCTGGAATACAAAGCGAAGTTTACCCGATGTTTCCGGCTTGAAGAAATTGAAGAACATATTCAAAAGCTTCGGCAGATCCAGACTGAAGAGGAAAAAGGTGATGAGATAGATCAGAGTGACAAATACCATATTTGGAATTGACTGAAGCGCTGAACCGATGGCATTGATCAGCTGCGAAGTCAGATGCACGGCTGTGTCGGTCAGTCCTTGGGACTGTTTCTCGATCTCTTTGACAATCCGATCACCCTGCGGGACTTCATCGATGAATTCATTGAAGCGGATCACCTGATCATTGACAAAAATCTGAATATCCTTTGCGTAGACCGGAATATTCAACGACCATTCATACAAGGAATTAAACACCCTTGTCACCGTGAAATACAGTCCCCATGCACACACGAGCATGAACGTGGTGAAGACGATGATGACTGGTAGGAGACGTTTCTCAGATTTAAGGAGCTTCTTCACCCACTTGACAAGCGGTTCCATGACCATGGCTGTCAAAAGGGCAAGGAATATGGGGAGGAACACCGAAAAGTAAATATACACAAACACAAAAGCAACAAGGAGAAGCACAAACATGATGACGCGTTTAACTAGAACTCGATTCAACTATCAATAACCTTCCTTCTGAGAGCCAATAGGCAACTGCCACTATAGTACTTTAATTCTAAAGTGTATAGGAAGGAAAGTAAATCTTTAGTAAAAATCGAAATCTCAATGAAACCTGTTTAGTGGTCCATCCGTAAATAAGTGCAAAGGAGTTGATCAACGTGGTGGCTTGTACAAGCTGTCAGAATAAATGGAAGGGACGAGATATTTGGAGGCTTGGTTTCTCCAAAGAAGGAAAAAGCTGTCCTCACTGTGGTACCACCCAATATATTTCTGCCGAGTCGCAGAGGATGATGAGCCTGGGATTCATCAGTGTGGTGGCCATTCTGCTTTTCCCTTTCATCATCAAGCTGAGCGGAGAGAAAGAGCCCCTCTGGTGAATCTGAACCGGCATGATCGGTAAGGGATCGCGCCGGTTTCTATAATTCTTTGAGAATGGACGAAACAATATGTTTGGAGTCCCATTCTCCTCTGGAAAATGACATGATCGGGTACTTTTTCGGGAACATAGTCTGTTGAATCTCATTGACTCCAAGGCCCTCATGATGCAGGGCCGTCACCTTTTCCTTAATTTTTGTTAAGTACTCAAGCTTCAGCTTCATGGCTTTTTTTCCATTCTTCACGTAGCCTGCATGACAGCAGAACATCTCGTCGAAGTCATACGTGAGTATTTCTCTGATCGAGCGGATGATGGCAGGTATGCTTTCTTCCCGCAGTACAATTTTCGTTTTAGGAGAAACGTAGAGGTCCCCCGAGAATAGTTGCCCGGTTGACTCTTTCAGGAATGAAACGTGATCGGCGGCATGTCCCGGAGTGGAGATGACCTTAAACACATCCCGTCCGGAATGGATGACCTCAGGCAACGGCTCTGATTGGAATGCAGGACGTTTACCCCAGAATACCCGTCTGTAAAAGGGGTAGGTTGCCTTTTCCTTACATTCCTTACGGTAAAGAGGATTCATCAAGACCGGGATTCCTTTGCTGTTACAATAAGAGGCGTTTCCTATATGATCCTCATGATGGTGCGTGATCAAGACCATTTCGGGATTCACCTCATCAATGAACGGTCGGAAATGGCTACGCAACGAATGCGAACCGGTATCAATCAGGACATCGCCGGCTGCAAACGCATAGCAATTCAATTGAACTCTGAATGCTTCTTGTCTACACTCGAACAATCGAACTCCTGATTGCTCACTTTGACATGATTTTTGTTTAAAAAGCACGTAGAACCCTCCCCGTCATTTCTCTTTTCTCTACTGTACCACATGAATGAATAATCACTCACTTTTTCAGAAGAAAAAGAAGCAGGAATCTCCCCACTCCTTTCATGACTTACTTGAAATAAAAATGATGCAGGATGAGCGCCACCAGTGCCTCGAGGTCACGGTTCCCGACTTCCATGACCGAAACGTTACTCACCGTATGATTCCGCTTCAAAGTGCCGATTGCAGCATCACCCGAATGCACCGATATCGTCGAGGTGACCGGATTGGTAATCGTTTGAAGCGTCCGCTCTCTGATGCGGAATTCGATTACTTCCTTCCGTTTGCCTATCCCCTTTGAGTTCGCCAGTGTCTCCGCTTGGCCGATCAGCTTTCCGTTCCGAACGATTTCCCAATGCTCCTTCATGGAAAACCGGCGTTCCCGGTACCATTTAACCTGATAGAGATCTCCATCAATCTTGATCTCCAAGGAGACGTACCAGTTAGAACTGACCATCTCTCCGATGATGAAACGGCGCTTGCTCTCGTAATATCGCTTAAGATACCCTCTTTTTTGATTTCCTTCGAATAAAGGCTTCGGGACGGAGAAGGACCGTTGAAGGTGATAAAAGCTCCACCCCTTCACATCCTTCGGAACGTATGCCTGCTCTCTCTTTTCGATATGTTTGGTCAATACATACAGAATAAGGGCTCCGACGGGAAAAAGGAGGGCCGCTCCCAACAGCTCGGGATCAACGGCATCGAAGACAAGATAGCGGAACAAGGCCACGACCATGACCATGACAAAATAAAAGAGTAATTGGATCAACATTTTCCCTACTTTCAGCTTTCATTTCTCAGAAGTTCGGCCAGGACCTCAAGTGCCCTGGCATCGATGATGATGTAACGGGTTCCTTCTTTCCTGATGTATCCTTTTTGTGTAAAGGATGAGAGCACATGAAGGAGATGTCTGTACGAAACGCCAAGGAAATCGCAGACCGTCACGTGCTTCTCTTTATAGACAGTACCGTCCGCCGTCTGGAGGATGAAATCGGCCAGTCGATTCTCGAGTGGAAAAGACAGGGTTTGAGAATACTTGGCCGACATGGCAGTCGCCTTCAACGTAAGGAACTTGGTCAACTCCCTCAAGAACGTGGCGTCTTCTAGCAGCTGATCGCGGAATGATTCGAGTGGAACAGCATAGCAGACCGTTCTTGTAAGTGCCTGGATTCCCTTAGAATAATATACTTCGTTCACAAGCTCCATCTCACCGATGAAGTCATGGGCATTCACAAAGTTGATCAAGGAGACTTTTCCGTTGGAATATGTCACATAGATTTTCGCCTTTCCTTCGATTACATAATAAAAATAGTCCGGCCTTGTCCCTTCCCGGATCAGCCATTCATCACGCTCGAACACGTGGACTTCCAGATGCCGTTCCATGGGAAAGGAAAAGAAGGACCCTATGGAATGACGTTTCATGATGCTTTGTCTTGTGGAACCTGTGATTTTCTTCATGGCACTTACCTTCCTTTTTTCCACAATGTATAAAGAAGAAAGGTGATCAGGATCATAAATACGAGTCCAACTCCCACTAACGTATCAAGGATGAAGTCGATTCTTCCCACCTCCAGTTATAATATCTAAAATCTACCATAGTCATAAGGGGGGTGGAAAGACGTGTTTTTCTCAGAATGTGAGATTTCTCATATTTTTTTGCCGTTCTCCTTGGTATGATGCAATCAAATGGAGGAATCGACATGAATACACAACGCTGGATGAGTAGACAATTTTTCACCTTTTATCTTACATGGGGGATCTTCCTGCCGTATTGGACGGGCTGGATGATCAACTCGAAGGGGGTAACGGTGGCAGAGGCAAGCTTGATCATGAGTCTTGGGCTCGTGATCCGAGGACTCTCCACCCTGTTCGCCTTCCCCTATCTTTCTTCTAAATTCAGCAGCAAGATGCTTTTGAACGGCATGGGGATCGGGACCTTTCTCGCCATCCTTCTTTGCATCCCGGCAAGTTCCTACTGGACCCTCATGGCTGTTGTCCTGCTGCTGCACTTCTTCTATCCTACGCTCATGCCTGCACTCGACACGGCGGCCGGTGTCCTTGTGCAGAACAAACAGCTGAAGCATTACGGGAAAAGCCGCTCGTGGGGGTCCCTCGGCTTCGTCATCGGTGGACTGATCCTCACACTGTTCACAAGTAAGCTTGGCGATGGGGTCATCATCTGGGCCTTATTAATCGGGCTGTTTCTCTTGCTCGGACTCGGGATGCTGAAGGCTCCAGATATCCTGTCGAATAAGCCGAAGCCCTTGCCGGCCGTCCGAGGGGCCATGCTCAAGCTGTTCAAGGTGAAACATTTCGGCCTTGTCCTTGTCATCGTCATCCTGCTACAAGCTGCCCATGCGTCTTACTACAACTACGGGTACATCTTCCTTCAGGAAATCGATGCGCCAAAGTCCTGGATCGGGGCCATCATGAACATCGGGGTCATCGCTGAAATCCTGTTCTTCCTCGTGGCAGACCGCTTATTCCGGAACGTATCTGTCGGGACGATGCTTGCAACGGCCGCACTCGGTTCGACCGTCCGCTGGCTCCTTGTCTTCGCCTTCCCGAGCGTCGCCGTGTTCTCGGTTTCACAGCTTCTGCACGCCTGCTCATTTGCCATGGGACACTATGCGTTCATGCAGTATCTGATCAAGAACATCGCACCGAAGGACGTCCCGAAGGCGCAGGGCATCTATTCCGCCCTCGCCCTCAGCTGGAGCACCGCCATCTTCACCCTGTTTGGAGGATTTCTGTACGAAATCGATCCGCGCTACGCGTTTTTGGGAATGATCGTCTGCACCATCCCATCATTCATCATCGC from Rossellomorea marisflavi includes the following:
- a CDS encoding sulfite exporter TauE/SafE family protein; its protein translation is MTVSLIMFGLIGILIGILSSMFGFGGGFVVVPVLYAFLPDTIPHEYLMHTAIGSSLAVMIINSFNSTYNHSRKGNIKWSVFKKLAWFVAIGSLIGGIVAIFIDSEVLRYLFIALLSYILISNLVKKTFTSDREDDDFELPGKKAATVFGTGIGFISTLLGIGGSVMTIPFLRKHGMRMLNAVALATPLGLPIAIVGAISYLVSGLQVDHMPASTIGFIYLPALVGFTIGGFIGVPFGRKWAQKLPDGIFSKAYLAILAVVIIMMIVA
- the ytvI gene encoding sporulation integral membrane protein YtvI, which gives rise to MNRVLVKRVIMFVLLLVAFVFVYIYFSVFLPIFLALLTAMVMEPLVKWVKKLLKSEKRLLPVIIVFTTFMLVCAWGLYFTVTRVFNSLYEWSLNIPVYAKDIQIFVNDQVIRFNEFIDEVPQGDRIVKEIEKQSQGLTDTAVHLTSQLINAIGSALQSIPNMVFVTLIYLITFFLFSLDLPKLLNMFFNFFKPETSGKLRFVFQKMSKVFMGYWKAQFILSIGVFLITYIALLFISPKVALIMSIIIWLVDIIPLYVGPALVLAPWGLLAMILGDMNGGLALIVLAAVITIVRRAIEPKILGDSIGLAALPTVLTMYFGFVFFGVMGLILGPFVYIAIRSAKEAGLFQLNKG
- a CDS encoding TIGR04104 family putative zinc finger protein, with the protein product MVACTSCQNKWKGRDIWRLGFSKEGKSCPHCGTTQYISAESQRMMSLGFISVVAILLFPFIIKLSGEKEPLW
- a CDS encoding MBL fold metallo-hydrolase, which gives rise to MLFKQKSCQSEQSGVRLFECRQEAFRVQLNCYAFAAGDVLIDTGSHSLRSHFRPFIDEVNPEMVLITHHHEDHIGNASYCNSKGIPVLMNPLYRKECKEKATYPFYRRVFWGKRPAFQSEPLPEVIHSGRDVFKVISTPGHAADHVSFLKESTGQLFSGDLYVSPKTKIVLREESIPAIIRSIREILTYDFDEMFCCHAGYVKNGKKAMKLKLEYLTKIKEKVTALHHEGLGVNEIQQTMFPKKYPIMSFSRGEWDSKHIVSSILKEL
- the yeiL gene encoding transcriptional regulator YeiL, which produces MKKITGSTRQSIMKRHSIGSFFSFPMERHLEVHVFERDEWLIREGTRPDYFYYVIEGKAKIYVTYSNGKVSLINFVNAHDFIGEMELVNEVYYSKGIQALTRTVCYAVPLESFRDQLLEDATFLRELTKFLTLKATAMSAKYSQTLSFPLENRLADFILQTADGTVYKEKHVTVCDFLGVSYRHLLHVLSSFTQKGYIRKEGTRYIIIDARALEVLAELLRNES
- a CDS encoding MFS transporter, with the translated sequence MNTQRWMSRQFFTFYLTWGIFLPYWTGWMINSKGVTVAEASLIMSLGLVIRGLSTLFAFPYLSSKFSSKMLLNGMGIGTFLAILLCIPASSYWTLMAVVLLLHFFYPTLMPALDTAAGVLVQNKQLKHYGKSRSWGSLGFVIGGLILTLFTSKLGDGVIIWALLIGLFLLLGLGMLKAPDILSNKPKPLPAVRGAMLKLFKVKHFGLVLVIVILLQAAHASYYNYGYIFLQEIDAPKSWIGAIMNIGVIAEILFFLVADRLFRNVSVGTMLATAALGSTVRWLLVFAFPSVAVFSVSQLLHACSFAMGHYAFMQYLIKNIAPKDVPKAQGIYSALALSWSTAIFTLFGGFLYEIDPRYAFLGMIVCTIPSFIIALVYRKIQKNDRSAQSSLAS